A section of the Drosophila sechellia strain sech25 chromosome 3L, ASM438219v1, whole genome shotgun sequence genome encodes:
- the LOC6618390 gene encoding accessory gland protein Acp76A, whose amino-acid sequence MFKRVLICFLIFLLKHINAYNFEINLTKQLSKGRMARNFVYSPFAIRQALGLLYLSKDNVTDQQLESALQLTGLRQEEIISLLGEAREKAARERLTITNRIYLSPDYNASPNITQLGGNLGMEVKNMTFSSDQSAANEIKKWLNRWIGKAGKNLFGKNDISQTTQVVAVQGMSYSCVWKNREKALTNRTFTLLRQNRKPFVYTVEMMYTEAPMQFFNNDQVRGVVVPFNNSDMEMLVLLPRPKYSTQQIMFSLDTILKIKLRMSKKTHLFLPKFKVSESVDLNMALKALGIENLFTNGVRRSNAANFKQYNSLDADQNRVLITIDVGDDFDDRVVYVNRGFVFVIRDKSNIYMIGRMDAV is encoded by the exons ATGTTTAAACgcgttttaatttgtttcctGATATTCCtattaaaacatataaatgcgtataattttgaaattaatttgacaAAACAACTGAGCAAGGGTCGAATGGCGCGGAACTTTGTGTACTCTCCATTTGCGATTCGGCAGGCCCTGGGACTTCTCTATCTGAGCAAGGATAATGTCACGGACCAGCAGTTGGAAAGTGCCCTTCAATTGACAGGACTGCGTCAGGAGGAGATCATATCCTTATTGGGAGAAGCCCGAGAAAAGGCTGCCAGGGAACGACTTACAATAACAAATCGCATTTATTTGTCCCCGGATTACAATGCATCGCCGAACATTACGCAACTTGGCGGAAATCTCGGCATGGAAGTGAAAAACATGACTTTCTCCAGCGACCAAAGCGCAGCAAATGAGATCAAGAAGTGGTTAAATAGGTGGATAGGCAAGGCTGGAAAAAATCTATTTGGCAAGAACGATATAAGCCAGACAACTCAAGTTGTGGCTGTTCAAGGAATGTCATACTCATGTGTGTGGAAAAACCGAGAAAAGGCGTTGACAAATAGAACATTTACTTTGCTGCGGCAGAATAGGAAACCCTTTGTCTATACGGTCGAAATGATGTATACCGAAGCACCGATGCAGTTTTTCAACAATGATCAAGTGCGCGGCGTTGTGGTTCCATTCAATAACAGCGATATGGAAATGCTGGTATTACTGCCAAGGCCAAAGTATAGCACCCAGCAAATAATGTTCAGCCTGGacacaattttgaaaataaagttgcGAATGTCGAAGAAGACGCATCTCTTTCTGCCAAAATTTAAAGTCAGCGAAAGTGTGGATCTTAACATGGCCCTAAAGGCTTTGGGCATCGAAAATTTGTTTACTAACGGGGTCAGGAGGTCTAATGCTGCGAATTTTAAGCAGTATAATTCCCTGGATGCCGATCAAAATCGGGTGCTAA TAACTATAGATGTGGGCGATGACTTCGACGATAGAGTGGTATATGTCAACCGGGGCTTTGTGTTCGTAATCAGGGACAAGAGCAACATTTACATGATCGGTCGCATGGATGCGGTTTGA